One Setaria italica strain Yugu1 chromosome II, Setaria_italica_v2.0, whole genome shotgun sequence DNA segment encodes these proteins:
- the LOC101779146 gene encoding 40S ribosomal protein S15a-1, translating to MVRVSVLNDALKSMYNAEKRGKRQVMIRPSSKVIIKFLIVMQRHGYIGEFEYVDDHRAGKIVVELNGRLNKCGVISPRFDVGVKEIEGWTARLLPSRQFGYIVLTTSAGIMDHEEARRKNVGGKVLGFFY from the exons ATGGTGAGGGTCAGTGTGCTCAACGATGCGCTGAAGTCCATGTACAATGCTGAGAAGAGGGGAAAAAGGCAGGTCATGATCAGGCCATCGTCTAAGGTTATCATCAAGTTCTTGATCGTCATGCAGCGTCATG GCTACATTGGTGAGTTTGAATACGTCGATGACCACCGTGCTGGGAAGATTGTGGTGGAACTGAATGGAAGACTAAACAAATGTGGTGTCATTAGCCCTCGCTTTGATGTTGGCGTCAAGGAGATTGAGGGATGGACTGCGAGGCTGCTCCCATCTCGTCAG TTTGGCTACATTGTGCTGACAACTTCTGCTGGCATTATGGACCATGAGGAGGCCCGTAGGAAGAATGTTGGAGGCAAGGTGCTAGGTTTCTTCTATTGA
- the LOC101780349 gene encoding monooxygenase 3-like, whose translation MAPVPSRPVQKITCRRGAAMALATSISSPQLRHCSSSVPPPRRRPWRRLRPAAAVAASATATPPSEGNIVIVGAGVAGLATALALRRLGVGAAVLEQGEALRAGGTSLTLFKNGWRVLDAVGVADELRAKYLRIQGMRMRSPAAGGRDLREFSFEEEAPGQEVRAVERRVLLETLASKLPPGTISFSSKLKSIAEQGPDGTLLELEDGRQILSKIVIGCDGVNSPIARWMGFSEPRYVGHMAFRGLAEYADGQPFEPKVNYIYGRGVRAGFVPVSPTKVYWFICFNRQDPGPKITDPVALKSEALELVRGWPSDLLAVMRSTPEGAVVRTPLVDRWLWPGLAPGASSRGGRVVLAGDAWHPMTPNLGQGACCALEDAVVLARRLAPAAAGGGAGAGVVEAAMRAYETERWARVFPLTARAGLVGALVQWENPAVCAARDGVVIPRLVRLGPFLEHTNFECDLIEPAPQSP comes from the exons ATGGCGCCGGTTCCCTCACGCCCTGTCCAAAAAATAacctgccgccgcggcgccgccatggCACTTGCCACCTCCATCTCTTCTCCTCAGCTCCGCCACTGCTCCTCCTCCGTTCCACCTCCACGGCGTCGTCCATGGCGACGCCTCCGTCCCGCGGCTGCCGTGGCCGCCTCGGCAACGGCAACGCCGCCGTCGGAGGGGAACATCGTCATCGTGGGCGCGGGCGTCGCGGGCCTGGCCACCGCGCTCGCCCTGCGCCGACTCGGCGTGGGCGCGGCCGTGCTGGAGCAGGGCGAGGCCCTGCGCGCGGGCGGCACGTCGCTGACGCTGTTCAAGAACGGGTGGCGCGTGCTGGacgccgtcggcgtcgccgacgagctccgcgCCAAGTACCTCCGCATCCAGGG GATGAGGAtgcggtcgccggcggcgggcgggcgggactTGCGCGAGTTCTCCTTCGAGGAAGAAGCCCCCGG GCAGGAAGTGCGAGCGGTGGAAAGAAGAGTGCTTCTCGAGACCCTTGCTTCTAAGCTGCCACCAGGCACGATATCATTCTCATCGAAACTGAAATCAATTGCAGAGCAAGGGCCTGATGGCACCCTGCTGGAACTCGAGGATGGGAGACAAATTCTCTCCAAG ATTGTGATCGGCTGCGACGGCGTGAACTCGCCGATCGCGAGGTGGATGGGCTTCTCGGAGCCCCGGTACGTCGGGCACATGGCGTTCCGGGGGCTCGCGGAGTACGCCGACGGCCAGCCGTTCGAGCCCAAGGTGAACTACATCTACGGCCGAGGGGTCCGTGCCGGCTTTGTCCCCGTCTCCCCTACCAAAGTCTACTGGTTCATCTGCTTCAACAGACAAGATCCAG GGCCAAAGATCACGGACCCGGTGGCGCTCAAGAGCGAGGCGCTGGAGCTCGTCCGCGGCTGGCCGTCGGACCTCCTGGCCGTGATGCGCAGCACGCCCGAGGGCGCCGTGGTGCGGACGCCGCTCGTGGACCGGTGGCTCTGGCCGGGCCTGGCGCCGGGCGCGTCGTCGAGGGGCGGCCGCGTGGTGCTGGCCGGCGACGCGTGGCACCCCATGACGCCCAACCTCGGCCAGGGCGCCTGCTGCGCGCTCGAGGACGCCGTCGTCCTGGCGCGCCgcctcgcgcccgccgccgcgggcggcggcgcgggcgccggcgtcgtcgaggCGGCGATGCGCGCGTACGAGACGGAGCGGTGGGCGCGCGTGTTCCCGCTGACGGCGCGCGCGGGGCTGGTGGGCGCGCTGGTGCAGTGGGAGAACCCCGCGGTGTgcgcggcgcgcgacggcgtgGTGATCCCGAGGCTCGTCAGGCTGGGCCCCTTCCTGGAGCACACCAACTTCGAGTGCGACCTGATCGAGCCGGCGCCGCAGTCGCCGTGA